Proteins encoded by one window of Danaus plexippus chromosome Z, MEX_DaPlex, whole genome shotgun sequence:
- the LOC116777955 gene encoding TWiK family of potassium channels protein 12-like: MDINHAAMDNEAINRFEQYSLAKAPINRGISLEKCQDVDSVASNSRKRGQTSRQKVMCCFCFKTTKYRRKQFVIGCLTNSIIFSVLLAYTFLGSVIFLAIEGGAEVPARPKILPDKQKISYDENGTGKRNGSEEDKDHSNLTISGNYFWEARNKAVENIWEITVSLNILYRENWTRLAAQEILKFQNELMQRVTTEISSQYGVTYREMALGDYSLSELNNHYEEYDWNLALAFFYSLTVLTTIGYGNIAPQTILGKGVTIIYGLLGIPLTLVYLSSVGSLLSKMARSVFSRALCCCLCSNCGYCCYDERRMAEKERRMKLKRQHEEMINSQNTSKTPTEECYVLKTDSQKDSPISQRPTTSTAKDDIISWPDTDSKLSMHGLSILAPVLLCFSAIFIYITLGAIVLFNLDNMGIIDGFYFCFMALSTIGFGNIIPGIRYTAVNGIRYYTINSTVLWFCSVYTLTGLALTAMCFGVIHDEIIYRIKHQQKEWSQKSNIVNDEINNSEAYYMTS; this comes from the exons ATGGACATCAATCATGCAGCAATGGATAATGAAGCAATTAATCGTTTCGAACAGTACTCATTGGCAAAGGCTCCTATTAATAGGGGAATTTCTTTGGAAAAATGCCAAGATGTTGACTCTGTCGCTTCTAATAGTAGAAAAAGAGGACAAACTTCACGCCAAAAAGTCATGTGCTGCTTTTGTTTTAAGACTACTAAATATAGACGAAAACAATTCGTAATCGGCTGCTTGACAAATAGCATAATATTCTCTGTATTGCTGGCATATACTTTTCTGGGatcagttatatttttagcaaTTGAAGGCGGAGCGGAAGTACCAGCTCGACCTAAAATATTGccagataaacaaaaaatatcatacgACGAAAATGGCACTGGTAAAAGAAACGGATCAGAGGAAGATAAAGATCATAGCAACTTAACAATTTCCGGAAACTATTTTTGGGAAGCTAGAAACAAGGCGGTTGAGAATATTTGGGAAATAACCGTGTCATTGAATATACTGTACAGAGAAAATTGGACTCGTTTAGCGGCacaagaaattttaaagtttcaaaatGAATTGATGCAAAGGGTTACTACAGAAATTTCTTCACAATATGGGGTTACCTATAGGGAGATGGCATTGGGAGACTATTCTTTAAGCGAGCTTAATAATCATTATGAAGAATATGACTGGAACTTAGCACTAGCCTTTTTTTACTCCTTGACCGTTCTGACGACAATAG GATATGGAAACATCGCTCCGCAGACAATATTGGGAAAAGGCGTTACCATAATCTACGGCTTGTTGGGAATACCATTAACTCTGGTTTATTTATCGAGTGTTGGATCATTACTATCAAAAATGGCAAGAAGTGTTTTTAGTAGAGCTCTATGTTGCTGTCTCTGTTCTAATTGTGGATATTGTTGTTACGACGAACGTAGAATGGCAGAAAAGGAAAGACGCATGAAATTGAAAAGACAACACGAAGAAATGATTAATAGTCAAAATACAAGCAAAACACCTACGGAGGAATGCTATGTTCTAAAAACAGATAGTCAAAAAGACTCTCCAATATCCCAAAGACCGACCACTAGTACGGCAAAAGACGACATAATTAGTTGGCCAGATACTGACTCAAAATTATCAATGCATGGTTTGAGTATATTGGCTCCTGTTTTACTATGTTTTTcggcaatttttatttatataacactgGGAgcgatagttttatttaatttagataacATGGGAATCATAGACGggttttatttctgttttatggCATTAAGTACTATTGGATTCGGTAATATTATTCCTGGAATTAGATATACAGCTGTTAATGGTATTAGGTATTACACAATAAATTCAACAGTCTTGTGGTTTTGCTCCGTCTACACTTTAACTGGCCTCGCCCTGACTGCTATGTGTTTCGGTGTTATACacgatgaaataatttatagaataaaacatCAACAGAAAGAGTGGTCACAAAAGAGCAATATTGTGAATGATGAGATTAACAACAGTGAGGCTTATTACATGACTTCCTGA